The Microbacterium horticulturae region CCACGTCATGCGTCAGCACGACACGCGAGTTCTGTCCGATGCGGCTGAGCACTGTCAGCAGCACGTTGCGCTCCAGCGACTGCGCCTCATCCACGATGACGAATGCGTCGTGCAGCGACCTGCCCCGAATGTGCGTGAGGGGCAGCACCTCCAGCATCCCCCGTTCCATGACCTCATTGATGACGTTCGCCGAGACCACCGAACAGAGCGTGTCGTAGACCGCCTGCCCCCAGGGGTTCATCTTCTCCTGCGCGTCCCCGGGCAGGTACCCGAGCTCCTGCCCGCCGACGGCGAACAGCGGGCGGAAGACGATGATGCGCCGCTGCTGCTGTCGCTCCAGCACGGACTCCAGGCCCGCGCATAGCGCCAGCGCCGACTTGCCCGTGCCGGCACGCCCACCGAGCGAGACGATGCCCACCTCCGGGTCGAGGAGGAGGTCGATCGCGACGCGCTGCTCGGCGCTGCGCCCGTGCAGACCGAACACTTCGCGGTCGCCGCGCACGAGACGGAACGAACCGTCGCCGGTGACGCGTCCGAGCGCCGATCCGCGCTCGGAGTGGACCACCAGGCCGGTGTTGACCGGCAGACCGCGCACGCTCTCGCTGACGGCCACTTCGGCTTCGTACAGGTCGCTCACTTCGTCGCCCGAGACGTCGATCTCGGCCATACCGGTCCATCCCGAGTCCAGCGCCTGCTCGGCAAGGTACTCCTCGGCACTGATGCCGAGCGATGCCGCCTTCACGCGCATGGGCAGATCCTTGGAGACCACAGTCACGGCCTGCCCGTCATCCATGAGGTGCATCGCGACGGCGAGGATGCGCGTGTCGTTGTCGCCGAGTCGCAGACCCGCCGGGAGGACCGAGGAATCGATGTTCGTCAGCTCGACGCGCAGCGTGCCCCCGTCGCCCACGGGAACCGGGTAGTCGAGACGACCGTGCTCGACGCGCAGATCATCGAGATGGCGCAGCGCCTGACGGGCGAAGTAGCCGATCTCAGGGTCGTTCCGCTTCCCCTCCAGCTCGGTGATGACCACCACGGGGATGACCAGGGAATGCTCCGCGAAGCGGAACAGCGCCCGCGGATCGCTCAGCAGCACAGAGGTGTCCAGCACGTACGTGCGCAACGCCGTGTCGCGGGTCACCGGTGCCCCGCCATCGGCGGCGGGTGCCTGGGTACGGGACTGTTCCTGTTGCAGGGCTCGAGTGGTCACAACCTGCTCCTGACCCGGGACGTCCGTCCCGGCTCCCACAAGTCGACCCGGGGCCACGAGTCGCGATCCGATCGGTCGACTCGACCGGGCACCTTGCCCGATGCCATGAACGTACGACGCCGCTGCGGCTCCGCGCGGACTCGACACGCCAACGGCGCGTTAACTCTTCGTGACGGTCAGCGGGCGCGATAGGTCGAGAAGGCCCCGAGCGCCTCCACCAGCAGACGCATCGAGTCGTCGCCGGTGCCCGCGTGCGCGGCCAGACGCACCGACCCCGCGCGCGCGGTGAAGGTGACGCCGCGGTTCACCAGTGCCGCCGAGAGCGCCGAGACGTCGGCCGCTTCGGGGCGCAGCACCACTATGCCCGCGCGGTTCTCGCGCTCATGCGGGGTGACCACCGGAATGCCGTGCTCGTCCGCGTACGCGATCATCTCATCGGCTCGGTCGGCCACGGCGTCCGCGATGGCCGGCACTCCGGCATCCCGAACCTCCTCCAAGCCGGTGGCAAGACGTCCCGCCGCGAGCATGTCGTCGGCCGTCACGGTGAATCGACGGGCCGTGGGCGCCACGTTCGGCACCTCGTCGACGGGCAGGTCCACCTCGGTTCCGGAGAAGCCCGACAAGACGGGTTCGAGTCGCTCCAGTGCGCGGGACGTGAAGCGAGCCCACCCGGCGCCCCGGCCCGCGCGCAGCCACTTGTAACCATTGCCGCAGACGACGTCCGCCGCCGCATAGTCCGCATCGGTCACCCCGAACCCCTGAATGGCGTCGACGATGAGCAGCCGGTCGCCGACGACGTCGCGCAGCGCACCGAGGTCGGCCAGGTATCCGGTGCGGAAGTCGACCAGGCTCACGGCCACCGCTGTGGTCTCGTCGGTGAGCGCGGACCGGACCGTGTCGGGAGTCACGAATCCACCGTCGGGCTCCATCCACTGCACCCGCAGGTCGTCTCGCACCGCCGCCGCCCGGGTCGCGGTGACGGTGAGGCTGGGGAATTCGCCACGGGAGACGAGCACTCCACCGCGGAGCCCGTACAGGGCCTGCATCAGGCCGTACGAGGTCGACGGCTGCAGCGTCACCTCGGCGACGTCGGCGCCGAGCAGCTCCGCCAACAGCCGGCGTGCGACGTCGGAGTGTCCGCGCACCAGGTCGATGCTCGAGCGCCGCCCGGTGCCGAGGAGCTCGGCGTCAGCATGCATCTCATCGCGCACGCGCGGCGAGAGGGGGCCGAACGCCGCCCAGTCGAGATAGCCGGGTTCCGCCTCGAACGACGAGATGTAGGCTTCCAGATCACTCACGGTGTCATTGTGGCATGGTCTGGCCACATCTCAGCCTGCTGCGCGCTCACCCGCCGAATCGTCGTTCCCGGTCCGCGTAGTCACGGATCGCCCGAAGGAAATCGACCTCGCGCAGATCGGGGCCGAGCGCCTCCACAAAGTAGAACTCGCTGTGCGCCGACTGCCACAGCAGAAAATCGCTCAGCCGTTGCTCCCCCGAGGTGCGGATCACGAGGTCGGGGTCGGGCTGCCCGCCGGTGTACAGGTGCTCGCCGATCTGCTCGGGCGTGAGACTGGCTGCGAGCTCTTCGAGCGTGCCGCCGCGCTCGTCGTGCTGCTGGATGATGCTGCGCACAGCATCGACGATCTCGCCTCGTCCCCCGTACCCGACCGCGAGATTCACGTGCAAGCCGTCGTTGCCGCTCGTGCGTTCCTGCGCCGCGGCGAGCACCCGCGCCAGATCCGCCGGCACGGCTTCGCGACGCCCGACGTGCTGCACGCGCCAGTTCTTGACACGTGACAGGCTGTCGGCCAGCTCCGCGATGATCTCGATGAGGTCAGAGAGCTCCTGCGGCTCGCGTTTGCGCAGGTTGTCGAGCGACAGCAGATACAGCGAGACGACCTTCACGCCGACGGCATCGCACCACTCCAAGAACTCGCGCATCTTGGCAGCGCCCGCACGATGCCCCTCGGCGGCGGAGTGGTACCCGAGCTGTCGCGCCCACCGCCGGTTCCCGTCGATCATCATGGCGACATGGCCGGGCACCGACTCGGGTGGGATCTGCCTGCGCAACCGGCTGATGTACAGCCGGTAGAGGGGCCCCTGCCCCGGGTTCGACCGCTCGGACGTCACGAGACCACGCTACCGCTCCGGCGCATCTCCTATGTTCCCGTCGCGGCATGCGCGACGCCCTAGGCTCGGAGGATGAGCCGCCGCAGCCGACCGTCCGACACCTCGCCCCCTCCGGCCGACGGAGAGGCCGAGATGCCGCAGCTGCCGCTGCTGGACGCGGCGAAGGCCGATGCCACCGAGGAGATCAAACCCACCTGGCGCGGATGGATCCACGCGGGCACGTTCCCGGTCGCCATCGCCGTCGGCATCGTCCTCATCGTCCTTGCGGAGGGCGCCCCGGCCAAGTGGGCCAGTGCAGTCTTCATGGCCACGTCGCTGCTGCTGTTCGGCAACTCGGCGCTGTACCACCGGTTCAACTGGAAGCCCCGCACCAAGGCCGTGCTCAAGCGCATCGACCACGCGAACATCCTGCTGCTCATCGCCGGCACATACACGCCCCTGGCCGTCCTGGCACTGCCCACGCAGAAGACTGTGCTGTTGCTCTCGATCGTATGGACGGGCGCGGTCCTCGGCATCCTGTTCCGCGTGTTCTGGATCAACGCGCCGCGGTGGCTTTACGTCGCCCTGTACCTGGCTCTCGGCTGGGCTGCGATCATGTACATCGTTCCGCTGTTCCAGGCGAGTGTTCCCATGATGGTGCTGGTCATCGTCGGCGGCATCCTGTACACCGTCGGTGCGGTGGTCTATGCGCTCAAGCGTCCCAATCCGTGGCCCGGTCGCTTCGGATTCCACGAGATCTTCCACGTGTGCACCGTGCTCGCGTTCCTCTGCCACTGGACGGCGTCCCTGCTGATCGCTCTGCACCCGGCGTTCCACCTCGGGTGACGGTCGCCGCGACCGCAGCGGATCACTCCCGGTCGTCGCCGGAGGCGTCGACGTCTTCGGAATCGGTCTCGGTGGCTCGCGCGGCTTCGGCCCCTTCCGCCTGCTCGGCGTCGAGCTCTTCGCGCACCTGCGCCCGATAGCGTGCACGCCGGATGCGCCGCAGCATGTCCCAGAGCAGCAGGATGACGGCCACGGCGAGGACGGCGACCACGATGAAGCCCCACGGCCCCGGCGTCACTGTGGACGCATCGGGCGTACCGGACGGGCTCGGGGTGGTCGTGACGTCGGCGAGGATCGCGAGAGCGGCGATCGCAGCGTGCATTTTTCCCCATTCCGCGCGGAGCGCTTAGCCTGGACTTCCAGCCTATTCCCCACGGAGCCGCGATGACCACGCAGCAGATGCTCGACGATCGCTATGGCCGCACGCGCTCTCCGCACGCGCGCGCGTGGGCATGGACGATCGGGGTCGTCGTCGCGGTGATCGTGGGCGCGCTTCTCATCTGGATGGCATGGGGCAGCACATCGTCGTCGGTGGATGCCACGGCAACCGGCTACGAAGTGGTCGACGCACGTACGGTCACGGTGTCGTTCCAGGTCACCTCGGCCCACGACAGCGGCGTCGTGTGCGTTCTGGAGGCCGATGACGAAGACCACGGCATCGTGGGGTGGAAGGTCGTGCACCTCCCTGCGTCCGATCAGCACACGAACGCGTACCGCGAGACGATTCCGACGATCGGCGTGGCGACGACGGGTTTGGTGAACGCCTGCTGGGTGGAATAGGGTACCTGCAGAAACAGACGCTCCGGCAGGGTGCCGGGGCGTCTCGGCTTATCCGGTGAGACGACAGTCCACATCGACCGAAGGAGAAGACGTGTCCGACGATGCTGCGGTGACCTTCCTCACGCAAGAGGCTTACGACCGTCTTGCTGCCGAGCTCGAGCACCTCTCGACGACCGGTCGAGAGGAGATCGCGAAGCGTATCGAGGCGGCGCGCGAAGAGGGCGACCTCAAAGAGAACGGCGGCTACCACGCCGCCAAGGACGAGCAGGGCAAGCAGGAGGCCCGCATCCGCACGCTGCAGGCGCTTCTGAAGAACGCCGTGGTGGGCGAGGCCCCCGCCAGCAACGGCGTGGTCGAGCCCGGTACCGTCGTCACCGCGATCGTCGCGGGCGACGAAGAGGTCTTCCTTCTCGGCAGCCGCGAGATCGCCGCGGGCGGCGACCTCGACGTCTACAGCGAGGCCTCACCGCTGGGCAGCGCGATCATCGGGCTCAAAGAGGGCGAGAAGTCCTCTTACACCGCGCCGAACGGGCGCGAGATCGCCGTCGAGATCGTCAAGGTCGAGACCTACTCCCCCAGCTGACCCCGTCAGTCTTCGACGACTTCGAGGTCGAAACCGGCCCCGCGCAGCGTGTCGATGACGAGCGCGCGGTGCTCGGCCCCGCGCGTCTCAACGCTCAGCTGCAGGACCACCTCGCTGATCTGCAGTCCTTGACCGTGCCGCGTGTGGAGCACCTCGATGACGTTCGCGCCGGCCTGGGCGAGCAGCTCCGAGACGAGCGCGAGCTGGCCGGGGCGATCGGGCAGCGGGATGCGCAGGGACATGTACCGGTCGGACGCCGCGAGCCCGTGTGCGACCACGCGCTGCAGCAGCAACGGGTCGATGTTGCCGCCCGACAGGATCGTCGCCGTCGTGCCCGATGCCTCGATCTTGCCGGCGAGGATCGCCGCGACGCCGACTGCTCCCGCGGGCTCGACGACCTGCTTGGCGCGTTCCAGGAGCACGAGCAGGGCACGGGCGATGTCGTCCTCGGTCACGGTGACGACCTCGTCGACGAGCTCGCGCACGAGATCGAACGTGATGTCGCCCGGGCGTGCGACCGCGATACCGTCTGCGATCGTGGGAGTCGTGGCGACCTCCAGCGGGTGTCCCGCGGCCAGAGAAGGCGGATAGGCGGCGGAATTGGCCGCCTGGACGCCGATCACCCGTACCGTGCGCCCCTCGGCGGCTGCGCGCGCTTTCACGGCCGCGGCGACGCCGGAGATCAGCCCGCCCCCGCCGATGCCGACGATCACGGTGTCGAGGTCGGGCAGGGCGTCCCACAGCTCGAGGCCCAGCGTGCCCTGTCCGGTGATCACGTCGAGATGATCGTACGGGTGGATGAGCACCGCGCCGGTGCGCTCGGCGAACTCCGCGGCGAGCCGCAGCGGCGTCTCGACGGTGGTCCCCTCGAGCACGACGTCGGCACCGTAACCGCGGGTGGCCAGGAGCTTGGGCACCGGCACGCCCAGCGGCATGAAGATCGTGGCGGCGATCCCGAGCTGCTGCGCGGCGAGGGCGACGCCCTGCGCGTGATTGCCGGCAGAGGCCGCCACGACCCCGCGCGCGCGTTCCTCTGCGGTCAGCCGCGAGAGTCGGTAACTGGCGCCGCGCACCTTGAAGGAGCCGGTCCGCTGCAGGTTCTCGAGTTTCAGATGCACGGGCACGCCGAGCAGTTCCGACAGGTAGAGCGACTGATCGATCGGCGTTTCGGCGATCACCCCCCTCAGCGCCGAAGCTGCGTCTTCGAAGTCGGCGAGGGTGAGTGCACTCATGCGCTGCCTTTCCTGGTGCGGGGCACCGTGTTCCAGATGAGATCGACGTCTTCGAGGGCGGCATCGCCCTTCCATGCCTTGTGACTGAGGTACACGGCGACGACGTTGATGAACGCCGCGAGCGGCACCGCGAACAGCGCACCCGGAATTCCCGCGATCATGGCGCCGCCGGCCACCACGAGCACGACCGCCAGCGGATGCACCTTGACCGCCGAGCCCATGACCACCGGCTGGAGCACATGCCCTTCCAGTTGCTGCACGCCGAGCACGACCACCAGCATCCACAACGCTATCCACCAGCCGTTGTAGACCAGCGCGAGGAAGACGGCCAGGATCCCGGTGACGACGGCCCCGACGATGGGGACGAACGAACCGAGGAAGACGAGGACGGCCACCGGAACCGCCAGCGGCACACCGAGCAGGAATGCGCCCAGCCCGATGCCGACAGCGTCGATGGTCGCGACGAGAAGCTGCGTGCGCGCGTAGTTCACGAGCGTGTTCCACCCGGCGCGCCCCGCGCCGTCGATGGCCACGCGCGCCTGCTTCGGGAACAGCCGCACGGTCCACCGCCAGATGCCGGCGCCGTCGGTGAGCAGGCAGAGGAGGATGAACACCGAGAGCACGAAGCCGGTGCCGATGTGCCCGACGGTGCTGCCGATGGCCAGCGCCCCCGACCAGAGCAGATCGGCCTGCTGCTGCAGGAACTGCCCGAGCTGATGCAGCATGTCGTCGATCTGCGCTTCGGTGAGTCCCAGCGGCCCGGTCACGAGGCCCTGGCGCAGGGAATCGATGGCACCCGCCGTCCGCTCTCGCACCGATGCCCACTGCGCCCCGATCTGCCAGCCCACGAGCCACATGAGCCCGGCGACGATGGCCAGCGTGCCGATCACGGAGATCACGATCGCCGGCACCTTGGGCACCCGGTGACGCAGCATGAACGCGAATGCCGGCCACAGCAGCGCCGTGACGAGGATCGCGACCAGTAGCGGGATGACCAGGAGCTTCAGTTCGATGATCAGCCAGATCCCGAGCGCCAGTGCCGCGGCCACCACGAGCAGTCGCCACGCGAAGGCGGCGGCGATGCGCAGTCCGCTCGGGACTGTCGCACTCGACTCGGTGCTCACGATGCGCTGCATCAAGGCCTCGCGCAGCGAGGGCCGCGGGGTGCCGTCGGACTGTGCCACCCGGCCAGTCTATGGCCGCGCACGACAGGAGACCTGGTCGGCGCGGCGGGTAGCGTGATCATGTGAAGACCCGCACCGTCATCGCGCTGACCGCAACCGCGGCGGTCGTCGTTGCGGGCGCTGCTGTCGCCGGATGGTGGATGCTGCGTCCGCCGTCGCTGCAGGATACGGCCGAGCAGTACCTGCATGCTCTGGAGACCGGCGACGCCGACACTCTCGATTCGATGATGGAGGGCGCCTCGCTGTCCGCTGACGAGCGGGCCCGCATCGGCGACGCGTTCCAGGGCGCTTCTGCTCACATCACGCATGCTCGGATTGAAACGATCCGCGACGACGGGAGCGTGCGCGCCACCGCGCGTCTGGCGGGCGACGAGGTCACCGTGGGCTTCCTGCTCGCCCGCCACGGCCGGGACTACCGTCTGAACGGAGACTTCCTCGGCACCCTCACCGTCACGCCCACTCTCGGCGACGCCGTCCGGGTGGGGAGGGCGACGACCCCCGCCGGTGAACCGGTCATGCTCCTGCCCGCCGAGTATCAGATCACGCCGCTGCCCGATGATCTGCTCTCTGGCCGGTCCCACGTCGCGGTGACGAACGCGACGCCGGTCACCGCGAAGCTGCAGGTGTCGTTCGCCGCCGGCGCGACGGACAGGGCGCAACAACAGCTGGCGACGTATGAGGACCGCTGCGCGGCATCCACCGCCGTCGTCCCTGCGCACTGCGGACTGCGAGTGCCCTGGGCGGCCGACCTGCGCACCCTCGAGCGACTCGATTTCCGTATCGATCGACGTCCCGCCGTGAGGCTGGCCAGGGACGGCAGCACGTTCGCGGCCACGGGTGGGCGGATCACGGCCACGGCCCGGGGCGAGGCCTGGGACGGGGCATCCCGCACCATCACCTATCGCACCGACGACTGGGCGCTGCGCGGTCGCATCGTCTTCGACGGCACGACGATGTCACTGCACGTGGACTAGAAGCCGCCGCCCATCGTGTGCAGGCGCTCGATCCGGTCGGGGATCGGCGGGTGCGTGGAGAACATCCGCTGCAGAGCGTTGGGTCGGAGCGGATCGGCGATCCACAGATGCGCCATCGAGGTGTTGGCCTTCTGCAGCGGACGGCCATGGGTCTGCAGCTTGTTCAGCGCCGAGGCCAAGCCGTCGGGGTCGCGCGTGGTCATCGCGCTCGTGGCGTCGGCGAGGTACTCCCGCTGACGCGAGATCGCCGCCTGCACGACGCCCGCGAGCAGTGGGGCGACGATGGCCGCGACGATGCCGAGCAGCAGGAAGATGAGCTGCGCCTGCCCCCCGCCCCCGTTGTTGTTGCGACGTCCACCGCCGAAGAACGTCATCCGCAGCAGGATGTCGGCGATGATGCCGACGGCGACGACGAGGCCGAAGACGATCATCGAGACCCGGATGTCGTAGTTTCGGATGTGCCCGAGCTCATGTGCGAGAACGCCCTCGAGCTCGCGATCGGTCATGATCTCGAACAGGCTCGTCGTCACCGTGATCGCCGCGTGTTCGGGGTCGCGCCCCGTCGCGAACGCATTGGGCGCGGGATCTTCGACGACGTAGAGCCTCGGCATCGGGGTCCCCGTCGTGATGCAGAGGTTCTCGACGAGCCGGTAGTACCGGGGAGCACTCTGCTTGTCGACCTCGAAGGCTCCCGACAGCGCGATGGCCTGCCGGTCGGCGTTGAAATACTGCACCGTCGCGTACCCGCCTGCGAACAACAGGATGAAGGCGGTGATCCACCAGTTGTTGCCTGCCAGCCATCCGATGAGAGCACCGAGCAGCCCGAGCAGGATGACGAAGGCGATGAGGATGAACCACGTGTTGCGCTTGTTGCGCGCGATCGCCGAGTACAACGGTCAGAAGGTCAGAATTGGACCCTGGGCGGCTCGGCGATGGCCGCACCGTCGACGACCTCGAAGAACTCGCGTTCGTTGAAGCCGAGGTTGCGCGCGAACAGATTGTTCGGGAACACCTTGATCTTCGTGTTCAACTCGCGCACTCCGCCGTTGTAGAACCGACGCGACGCTTGAATCTTGTCTTCGGTGTCGACGATGTTCTGCTGCAGCTGGAGGAAGTTCTGGCTCGCCTGCAGCTGCGGGTAGGCCTCGGCGACCGCGAAGATCGACTTCAGCGCCTGCTGCATGTGCCCCTCGGCGACGCCCGCATCGGCGGGACCCGACGCGTTCAGCGTCTCCGCGCGCGCCTGCGTGACGTTCTCGAACACGGCCTTCTCGTGGGCCGCATACCCCTTCACCGCCTCGATGAGGTTCGGCAACAGGTCTGCACGACGCTTGAGCTGCACCGTGATGTCGCTCCAGGCCTCATCGACGCGCACGTTCAACTGCACGAGGGAGTTGTAGGTGGCCCACAGGTAGATCCCGATGATGAGGATCACTGCGACGACGACGATTACCGGGATCAGCCATTCCATTGCAGGGAACTCTCCGTTCGATTTGTCCCATCCTAACCGGGGGCCACGAACCGGCCGGCACGGCCGGGGGTACTCTCAGCCGTTACTCACCGAGGACACGGTGGAGATAAGAGTTCTCGAACCGTCGGTCGGGGTCGAGGCGATCCCGCAGCGCGACGAAGTCGTCGAAACGCGGGTACCGATCGCGCAGGACGCGCGCATCGAGGGTGTGCATCTTTCCCCAGTGCGGGCGCCCGCCCAGCTCGAGCATGATCTGCTCGACGGCTTCGAAGTAGTCGCTGGGGTTCTCGCGCCAATACCGGTGCACGGCGATGTAGGCGCTGTCACGGCCGTAGGCGGTCGACAGCCACAGATCGTCGGCTGCGGCGAAGCGCACCTCGACGGGGAACGAGATCCGCCATCCCTGCTCATCGATCAGCGCGCGCAGCCGATCGAAGGCGGTTCGCACGTTCTCGGCCGGCAGGGCGTACTCCATCTCGCGGAAACGGACCCCGCGGTGCTGCGTCAACACGCGGTCCGACCAGTCGGTGTACTCCCGGTCTCCGGTCAGCGTGACCGCGAGCCGCGAGAATGACGGCACGACGGCCGGCACGGCGGTGCCGACCGCGCAGACAGCGCCGTACACGGCGTTCGAGAGCAGTTCTTCGTCCACCCACTTCGCCATTGCCGGAAGGGGATGCCGCGGTGCGGTCCTGGGCAGCCGGGTATTCGTCTTGGTCAGCCCGACGTCGGTGTGCGGGAACCAGTAGAACTCGAAATGGTCGGCGTCAGCGCTGCGTGCCGGAATCGAGTCGAGTACCTCTGCGAGCGGCCCCGGCTCGTCCACGGCGTGCAGCACGAAGGCCGGCACGCACTGGAGCGTGACCTCGACGAGGACGCCGAGGGCGCCCAAGCCCAGCGCCACCGCGGGCAGCAGCTCGGGTTCATGCTCGTCGTCGACGGTGAGCAGCTCGCCATCCGCGGTCACAAGCACGGCCCCCACCACCTGAGTGGCGATGCCGCCGAACCGCGCGCCGGTGCCGTGCGTGCCCGTCGAGATGGCGCCCGCGATCGTCTGCCGGTCGATGTCGCCGAGGTTCTCCATCGCGAGCCCGTAGGGGCGCAACAGCGCCGGGATGCTGTACAGGTGGGTGCCGGCACGCAGTGTCACTTGCTCCCGCTCGCGGTCGACCCGGACGACCCCTGACAGGTCACGCAGGTCGAGCAGCACTCCCGGCGCCGCGGCGATGCCGGTGAAACTGTGCCCGGCGCCGACCGCCTTGACCGCCAGCCCCACCCGCGCCGCCGACTGCACCGCGCGGCGCACCGCGTCGGTGCTGTTCGGATATTCCACCCGCTGCGGCCGGATGCGTGCCGATCGTCCCCAGTTGCGCCATTCGCCGCCCGGTCGAGTCACAGAAAGGCCCTTCCTTCCCCGCGGTAGGTCAGCGCTTCGCCGACGACGCGATCCGCTTCGATGAGGTGATACGCGTTGACGCGCTCCGCGAGCTCCCCGCTCTTGGAATGGCGGAACCACACCCGGTCGCCGACGCGCAGCGAACGCGCAGCCTCACCCTGCAGAGGTGTCTGCACTTCACCGGCGCCCTCGCGGCCCAGCGTGCGCAGACCCTGCGGCCACACCGGCAGCGGCTGCCGGGACGCGACCGGGGGCCCCGACGCTATCCACCCGCCACCGAGCACCGTCGCAATGGACTCCGTGGGCCTGCGGACGACCTCGAGCGAGAAGGCGGCCGCCGGTGCCGGATCGAAAATGCGGTAGCGGTCGAAGAGATGCCCGGCGAGCAGGCCGCTGCCGGCGGTGACTTCGGTGACAGCCTGGTCGGACGCCGTCAGCTCCAGAGAACCCGTTCCGCCGCCGTTGACGAACTCAAGCGACGCTATCTCACGGAGCGCACCCACGATCCGGGCGCGGCGCGCGAGCAGCTCCTCAGCCGACCGGCGTTGCATCCAGCGGATCACAGGGTCGGACGCGCCGTCCTTGTCGGGTTGCCCGGCGATCTGTGCCTCGTACATCATCAGACCGACGAGGGCGAAACCATCCCGTCCGACGATCGCACGCGCCAGCGTCGCGACCTCGGCAACCTCGTGCACCGGCGAGCGCCGGACGCCGATGTGGCCCAGGCCGGGTGCGCGCCACGACGCGTCGGCGTCGATGCACAACCGCAAGCGCGCCCGCCTTCCCGGTGCGGCAACCGCGTCCACGAGGTCGAGCTGATC contains the following coding sequences:
- a CDS encoding AI-2E family transporter; this encodes MQRIVSTESSATVPSGLRIAAAFAWRLLVVAAALALGIWLIIELKLLVIPLLVAILVTALLWPAFAFMLRHRVPKVPAIVISVIGTLAIVAGLMWLVGWQIGAQWASVRERTAGAIDSLRQGLVTGPLGLTEAQIDDMLHQLGQFLQQQADLLWSGALAIGSTVGHIGTGFVLSVFILLCLLTDGAGIWRWTVRLFPKQARVAIDGAGRAGWNTLVNYARTQLLVATIDAVGIGLGAFLLGVPLAVPVAVLVFLGSFVPIVGAVVTGILAVFLALVYNGWWIALWMLVVVLGVQQLEGHVLQPVVMGSAVKVHPLAVVLVVAGGAMIAGIPGALFAVPLAAFINVVAVYLSHKAWKGDAALEDVDLIWNTVPRTRKGSA
- a CDS encoding M48 family metallopeptidase, with amino-acid sequence MYSAIARNKRNTWFILIAFVILLGLLGALIGWLAGNNWWITAFILLFAGGYATVQYFNADRQAIALSGAFEVDKQSAPRYYRLVENLCITTGTPMPRLYVVEDPAPNAFATGRDPEHAAITVTTSLFEIMTDRELEGVLAHELGHIRNYDIRVSMIVFGLVVAVGIIADILLRMTFFGGGRRNNNGGGGQAQLIFLLLGIVAAIVAPLLAGVVQAAISRQREYLADATSAMTTRDPDGLASALNKLQTHGRPLQKANTSMAHLWIADPLRPNALQRMFSTHPPIPDRIERLHTMGGGF
- a CDS encoding aminotransferase class V-fold PLP-dependent enzyme encodes the protein MSDLEAYISSFEAEPGYLDWAAFGPLSPRVRDEMHADAELLGTGRRSSIDLVRGHSDVARRLLAELLGADVAEVTLQPSTSYGLMQALYGLRGGVLVSRGEFPSLTVTATRAAAVRDDLRVQWMEPDGGFVTPDTVRSALTDETTAVAVSLVDFRTGYLADLGALRDVVGDRLLIVDAIQGFGVTDADYAAADVVCGNGYKWLRAGRGAGWARFTSRALERLEPVLSGFSGTEVDLPVDEVPNVAPTARRFTVTADDMLAAGRLATGLEEVRDAGVPAIADAVADRADEMIAYADEHGIPVVTPHERENRAGIVVLRPEAADVSALSAALVNRGVTFTARAGSVRLAAHAGTGDDSMRLLVEALGAFSTYRAR
- a CDS encoding isoprenyl transferase, which encodes MTSERSNPGQGPLYRLYISRLRRQIPPESVPGHVAMMIDGNRRWARQLGYHSAAEGHRAGAAKMREFLEWCDAVGVKVVSLYLLSLDNLRKREPQELSDLIEIIAELADSLSRVKNWRVQHVGRREAVPADLARVLAAAQERTSGNDGLHVNLAVGYGGRGEIVDAVRSIIQQHDERGGTLEELAASLTPEQIGEHLYTGGQPDPDLVIRTSGEQRLSDFLLWQSAHSEFYFVEALGPDLREVDFLRAIRDYADRERRFGG
- the trhA gene encoding PAQR family membrane homeostasis protein TrhA, whose protein sequence is MPQLPLLDAAKADATEEIKPTWRGWIHAGTFPVAIAVGIVLIVLAEGAPAKWASAVFMATSLLLFGNSALYHRFNWKPRTKAVLKRIDHANILLLIAGTYTPLAVLALPTQKTVLLLSIVWTGAVLGILFRVFWINAPRWLYVALYLALGWAAIMYIVPLFQASVPMMVLVIVGGILYTVGAVVYALKRPNPWPGRFGFHEIFHVCTVLAFLCHWTASLLIALHPAFHLG
- the ilvA gene encoding threonine ammonia-lyase, whose protein sequence is MSALTLADFEDAASALRGVIAETPIDQSLYLSELLGVPVHLKLENLQRTGSFKVRGASYRLSRLTAEERARGVVAASAGNHAQGVALAAQQLGIAATIFMPLGVPVPKLLATRGYGADVVLEGTTVETPLRLAAEFAERTGAVLIHPYDHLDVITGQGTLGLELWDALPDLDTVIVGIGGGGLISGVAAAVKARAAAEGRTVRVIGVQAANSAAYPPSLAAGHPLEVATTPTIADGIAVARPGDITFDLVRELVDEVVTVTEDDIARALLVLLERAKQVVEPAGAVGVAAILAGKIEASGTTATILSGGNIDPLLLQRVVAHGLAASDRYMSLRIPLPDRPGQLALVSELLAQAGANVIEVLHTRHGQGLQISEVVLQLSVETRGAEHRALVIDTLRGAGFDLEVVED
- the greA gene encoding transcription elongation factor GreA, coding for MSDDAAVTFLTQEAYDRLAAELEHLSTTGREEIAKRIEAAREEGDLKENGGYHAAKDEQGKQEARIRTLQALLKNAVVGEAPASNGVVEPGTVVTAIVAGDEEVFLLGSREIAAGGDLDVYSEASPLGSAIIGLKEGEKSSYTAPNGREIAVEIVKVETYSPS
- a CDS encoding PhoH family protein; the protein is MTTRALQQEQSRTQAPAADGGAPVTRDTALRTYVLDTSVLLSDPRALFRFAEHSLVIPVVVITELEGKRNDPEIGYFARQALRHLDDLRVEHGRLDYPVPVGDGGTLRVELTNIDSSVLPAGLRLGDNDTRILAVAMHLMDDGQAVTVVSKDLPMRVKAASLGISAEEYLAEQALDSGWTGMAEIDVSGDEVSDLYEAEVAVSESVRGLPVNTGLVVHSERGSALGRVTGDGSFRLVRGDREVFGLHGRSAEQRVAIDLLLDPEVGIVSLGGRAGTGKSALALCAGLESVLERQQQRRIIVFRPLFAVGGQELGYLPGDAQEKMNPWGQAVYDTLCSVVSANVINEVMERGMLEVLPLTHIRGRSLHDAFVIVDEAQSLERNVLLTVLSRIGQNSRVVLTHDVGQRDNLRVGRHDGVASVIETLKGHDLFGHVTLVRSERSPIAALVTDLLETGELS
- a CDS encoding DUF4307 domain-containing protein, whose translation is MTTQQMLDDRYGRTRSPHARAWAWTIGVVVAVIVGALLIWMAWGSTSSSVDATATGYEVVDARTVTVSFQVTSAHDSGVVCVLEADDEDHGIVGWKVVHLPASDQHTNAYRETIPTIGVATTGLVNACWVE